In Streptomyces nodosus, one DNA window encodes the following:
- a CDS encoding magnesium and cobalt transport protein CorA, translating to MSMIRDLRAAVRPSRPAPRKESGTYDTTRDPATPSAVVDCAVYRDGERVETQKPLSPHEAMRLVRRDGGFVWMGLHEPTEAEFAGIAGEFGLHPLAVEDAVQAHQRPKLERYDDSLFTVFKTIHYVDHDHLPANSEVVETGEVMCFTGRDFFITVRHGGQGSLRALRHRLQDDPELLAKGPSAVLHAIADHVVDGYIAVADALQDDIDEVETEVFSPDRKGTPRGTDASRIYQLKREVLAFKRAVAPLLRPMLLLSERPMRLIDPDIQKYFRDVADHLARIHEQVVGFDELLNSILQANLAQASVAQNEDMRKITAWAAIIAVPTMVCGVYGMNFQNMPEVHWKYGYPVIMSVTVAICLGIHRTLKRNGWL from the coding sequence ATGTCGATGATCCGTGACCTGCGCGCCGCGGTCCGCCCCTCCCGCCCCGCCCCGCGCAAGGAGTCCGGCACCTACGACACGACACGGGACCCCGCGACCCCCTCCGCCGTCGTCGACTGCGCGGTCTACCGGGACGGCGAGCGCGTCGAGACGCAGAAGCCGCTGTCCCCGCACGAGGCGATGCGCCTGGTACGGCGCGACGGGGGCTTTGTGTGGATGGGGCTGCATGAGCCGACCGAGGCCGAATTCGCCGGTATCGCGGGAGAGTTCGGGCTGCACCCGCTGGCGGTCGAGGACGCGGTGCAGGCGCACCAGCGCCCCAAGCTGGAGCGCTACGACGACTCCCTCTTCACCGTCTTCAAGACCATCCACTACGTCGACCACGACCATCTGCCGGCCAACAGTGAGGTCGTCGAGACCGGCGAGGTCATGTGCTTCACCGGGCGGGACTTCTTCATCACGGTCCGGCACGGCGGGCAGGGGTCGCTCCGGGCGCTGCGGCACCGGCTGCAGGACGACCCCGAGCTGCTCGCCAAGGGCCCCTCGGCCGTGTTGCACGCGATCGCCGACCATGTCGTCGACGGCTATATCGCGGTGGCGGACGCGCTGCAGGACGACATCGACGAGGTGGAGACGGAGGTGTTCTCGCCGGACCGCAAAGGAACGCCACGGGGCACCGACGCGAGCCGTATCTACCAGCTCAAGCGCGAGGTACTGGCGTTCAAGCGCGCGGTGGCGCCGCTGCTGCGGCCGATGCTGCTGCTGAGCGAGCGGCCGATGCGGCTGATCGACCCGGACATCCAGAAGTACTTCCGCGATGTCGCCGACCATCTCGCCCGCATCCATGAGCAGGTGGTGGGCTTCGACGAGCTGCTGAACTCGATCCTCCAGGCCAATCTGGCGCAGGCGTCCGTCGCGCAGAACGAGGACATGCGCAAGATCACGGCCTGGGCGGCGATCATCGCCGTGCCGACCATGGTGTGCGGTGTCTACGGCATGAACTTCCAGAACATGCCCGAGGTGCACTGGAAGTACGGCTACCCGGTGATCATGAGCGTCACGGTGGCCATCTGTCTGGGCATCCACCGCACACTGAAGCGGAACGGCTGGCTGTAG
- a CDS encoding suppressor of fused domain protein has product MADVLPLVEARLRTALGEPDARAAVTFLGTDRIEVLRFREGDVLRYATLGMSVRPMTDPAAMLADPVEGPRAELVLSVRGGLADTDKVLRPLAVLAASPQVEGVVLAPGASLDVGAPLWPGAPFTSVLVAEPGGLVADLELTEPLDPVRFLPLLPMTPLEAAWKRVHGAGALQERWLAKGTDPRDPSRGSVPLD; this is encoded by the coding sequence ATGGCCGATGTTCTTCCACTGGTCGAGGCCCGGTTGCGTACCGCGCTGGGCGAACCGGACGCCCGCGCCGCGGTCACCTTTCTGGGTACCGACCGCATCGAGGTGCTGCGTTTCCGCGAGGGCGACGTCCTGCGCTATGCCACCCTCGGCATGTCCGTCCGGCCCATGACGGACCCCGCGGCGATGCTCGCCGACCCCGTCGAGGGACCCCGGGCCGAGCTGGTCCTCTCCGTCCGCGGCGGCCTCGCCGACACCGACAAGGTGCTGCGCCCGCTCGCCGTGCTCGCCGCGTCCCCGCAGGTCGAGGGCGTGGTCCTGGCGCCCGGTGCCTCGCTGGACGTGGGGGCGCCGCTGTGGCCGGGGGCCCCGTTCACCTCGGTCCTGGTCGCGGAGCCGGGCGGTCTTGTGGCGGACCTGGAGCTGACGGAACCCCTCGATCCGGTGCGGTTCCTTCCGCTGCTGCCGATGACTCCCCTCGAGGCCGCCTGGAAGCGGGTACACGGCGCCGGGGCCCTCCAGGAGCGCTGGCTGGCGAAGGGGACGGATCCCCGGGACCCGTCCCGGGGATCCGTCCCGTTGGACTGA
- a CDS encoding MFS transporter, translating to MSSTGGPATGTAEPDPFDVGAGGLLRQPKAVWATAGASVVAFMGIGLVDPILPSIAQGLQATAGQVSLLFTSYFLITAVAMLLTGVVSSRIGGRRTLLLGLAFVVVFAALAGTSGSVGQLVGFRAGWGLGNALFVSTALAVIVGAAAGGSAAAILLYESALGLGMACGPLLGALLGNASWRYPFFGTATLMAIGFVCITAFLKEQPKPARKTSLLDPVRALGHGGLASVAASAFFYNYTFFTVLAFTPFVLDMTPYRSGAVFFGWGLLLAVCSVIVAPRLQARLGSLKVLGGSLVLLALDVLVLGYGDHTTAVVCTVLSGAFIGVNNTVYTELALGVSDAPRPVASAGYNFVRWFAAAAAPYLAPKIEGWTDVHVPFVVAAATAVAGALVVLVRRNALTHEAEELETRHAVRDSVAAFAD from the coding sequence ATGAGCAGCACAGGAGGGCCCGCCACGGGGACCGCCGAACCGGATCCGTTCGATGTGGGGGCCGGTGGCCTGCTGCGGCAGCCGAAGGCCGTCTGGGCGACCGCCGGCGCGTCCGTCGTGGCCTTCATGGGCATCGGGCTGGTCGACCCGATCCTGCCGTCCATCGCCCAGGGCCTCCAGGCGACCGCCGGCCAGGTCTCCCTCCTCTTCACCTCGTACTTCCTGATCACCGCCGTGGCGATGCTGCTCACCGGAGTCGTCTCCAGCCGCATCGGCGGGCGCAGGACGCTGCTGCTGGGCCTCGCCTTCGTCGTGGTCTTCGCGGCCCTGGCGGGCACCTCGGGCTCCGTCGGCCAGCTCGTCGGCTTCCGGGCCGGCTGGGGTCTCGGCAACGCGCTCTTCGTCTCCACGGCCCTCGCCGTGATCGTCGGCGCGGCGGCCGGCGGCAGCGCGGCGGCGATCCTGCTGTACGAGTCGGCGCTGGGCCTCGGCATGGCGTGCGGCCCACTGCTCGGCGCACTGCTCGGGAACGCCAGCTGGCGCTACCCGTTCTTCGGTACGGCCACACTGATGGCGATCGGCTTCGTCTGCATCACGGCGTTCCTGAAGGAGCAGCCGAAGCCCGCGCGGAAGACCTCGCTGCTCGACCCGGTCAGGGCGCTCGGCCACGGCGGTCTCGCCTCCGTGGCGGCCTCCGCGTTCTTCTACAACTACACGTTCTTCACCGTGCTGGCCTTCACCCCGTTCGTGCTGGACATGACCCCGTACCGGTCGGGTGCGGTGTTCTTCGGCTGGGGCCTGCTGCTCGCCGTCTGCTCGGTGATCGTGGCGCCCCGGCTGCAGGCACGCCTCGGCTCGCTGAAGGTGCTCGGCGGCTCCCTGGTGCTGCTGGCGCTCGACGTCCTGGTGCTCGGCTACGGCGACCACACCACGGCCGTGGTCTGCACGGTCCTGTCCGGCGCGTTCATCGGCGTGAACAACACGGTCTACACCGAACTGGCCCTGGGCGTCTCGGACGCCCCGCGCCCGGTGGCCAGCGCGGGTTACAACTTCGTGCGCTGGTTCGCCGCCGCGGCCGCGCCCTATCTGGCGCCCAAGATCGAGGGGTGGACCGATGTCCATGTCCCGTTCGTGGTCGCGGCGGCCACCGCGGTGGCGGGCGCGCTCGTGGTCCTCGTACGGCGCAATGCGCTCACCCATGAGGCGGAGGAGCTGGAGACCCGTCACGCCGTACGGGACAGCGTGGCCGCCTTCGCCGACTGA
- a CDS encoding DUF6758 family protein translates to MRGEPSCPKCGGRVRAPGLFADSWQCDVHGNVHPLQPVIPPSVEALGVVVHRARVPVWMPWPLPVGWLFTGVACAGDDRSGGRATAVACSGPGPLGGMGEMILVAEELGVGLGARYAGVDGPDPGPYLNVEKPPQAKVLAAGRPTPLWHVTGTPDDRAVFAGEALGLWLWAVVWPEQTGMLLYDELVLTDLRDAGAEVDLLPYGALSPRLLEP, encoded by the coding sequence ATGAGGGGCGAACCCAGTTGCCCGAAGTGCGGTGGCCGGGTCAGGGCTCCCGGACTCTTCGCCGACTCCTGGCAGTGCGATGTCCATGGCAATGTGCATCCCCTGCAGCCTGTGATCCCGCCCAGCGTCGAGGCTCTCGGCGTCGTGGTGCACCGTGCCCGGGTGCCGGTGTGGATGCCGTGGCCGCTGCCGGTCGGCTGGCTGTTCACGGGCGTGGCCTGTGCGGGCGACGACCGCAGTGGCGGCCGGGCGACGGCCGTGGCCTGCTCGGGCCCCGGACCGCTCGGCGGCATGGGGGAGATGATCCTCGTCGCCGAGGAGCTGGGGGTCGGACTCGGTGCGCGCTATGCGGGTGTCGACGGCCCGGACCCCGGTCCTTATCTGAACGTCGAGAAGCCGCCCCAGGCGAAGGTGCTGGCCGCCGGCCGCCCCACCCCGCTGTGGCATGTCACGGGCACCCCCGACGATCGCGCGGTCTTCGCGGGCGAGGCGCTCGGACTGTGGCTGTGGGCGGTGGTCTGGCCCGAGCAGACCGGCATGCTGCTGTACGACGAGCTGGTGCTGACCGATCTGCGGGACGCGGGTGCGGAGGTCGACCTGCTGCCGTACGGGGCGCTCTCCCCCCGGCTGCTGGAGCCGTGA
- a CDS encoding PHP domain-containing protein, giving the protein MRIDLHTHSTASDGTDTPAELVRNAAAAGLDVVALTDHDTTRGHAEAIAALPGGVTLVTGAELSCRLDGIGLHMLAYLFDPEEPALLAERELVRDDRVPRARAMIAKLCDLGVPITWEQVARIAGGGSVGRPHIASALVELGVVDSVSDAFTPEWLADGGRAYVEKHESDPFEVIRLVKAAGGVTVFAHPAASKRGRTVPESAVADLAVAGLDGIEVDHMDHDRDTRARLRGLAAELGLLVTGSSDYHGSRKTCVLGEYTTDPEVYGEITRRATGAFPVPGAGGRRSA; this is encoded by the coding sequence GTGCGCATCGATCTGCACACCCACTCCACCGCGTCCGACGGCACGGACACCCCGGCCGAGCTGGTGCGGAACGCCGCTGCCGCCGGACTGGACGTCGTCGCGCTCACCGATCACGACACCACCCGCGGCCATGCGGAGGCGATCGCCGCGCTGCCCGGGGGAGTGACCCTCGTCACCGGCGCCGAGCTCTCCTGCCGGCTGGACGGCATCGGCCTGCACATGCTGGCCTACCTCTTCGACCCCGAGGAGCCCGCGCTGCTCGCCGAGCGCGAGCTGGTGCGGGACGACCGGGTCCCGCGGGCCCGCGCCATGATCGCCAAGCTGTGCGATCTGGGCGTGCCGATCACCTGGGAGCAGGTGGCGCGCATCGCGGGCGGGGGCTCGGTCGGACGGCCGCACATCGCCTCCGCCCTGGTCGAACTCGGTGTCGTGGACAGCGTCTCGGACGCGTTCACCCCCGAGTGGCTGGCCGACGGCGGGCGGGCGTACGTCGAGAAGCACGAGAGCGATCCGTTCGAGGTGATCCGGCTCGTCAAGGCCGCGGGCGGGGTCACCGTCTTCGCGCACCCGGCAGCCTCCAAGCGCGGACGTACCGTGCCCGAGTCCGCCGTCGCGGACCTCGCCGTCGCCGGGCTCGACGGCATCGAGGTCGATCACATGGACCACGACCGGGACACCCGGGCCCGGCTCCGCGGCCTCGCCGCCGAACTGGGACTCCTCGTCACGGGCTCCTCCGACTACCACGGCAGCCGCAAGACCTGCGTGCTCGGGGAGTACACCACCGATCCCGAGGTGTACGGGGAGATCACCCGCCGGGCCACCGGGGCGTTCCCGGTGCCGGGCGCCGGCGGACGCCGGAGCGCCTAG
- a CDS encoding MarC family protein, protein MFDVAVFGSLFVTLFVIMDPPGITPIFLALTAGRPAKTQRRMAFQAVCVALGVIAVFGVLGHQILDYLHVSVPALMIAGGLLLLLIALDLLTGKTDEPKQTKDVNVALVPLGMPLLAGPGAIVSVILAVQKAHSVSTQVSVWSAILAIHVVLWLVMRYSLLIIRVIKDGGVVLVTRLAGMMLSAIAVQQIVNGVTQIVRGG, encoded by the coding sequence ATGTTCGACGTCGCCGTTTTCGGTTCGCTCTTTGTCACCCTGTTTGTGATCATGGATCCCCCCGGGATCACCCCGATCTTTCTCGCGCTCACCGCCGGGCGCCCCGCCAAGACGCAGCGGCGGATGGCCTTCCAGGCCGTCTGTGTGGCCCTGGGCGTCATCGCGGTGTTCGGTGTGCTGGGCCACCAGATCCTCGACTACCTGCATGTCTCGGTACCCGCGCTGATGATCGCGGGCGGGCTGCTGCTTCTGCTGATCGCCCTCGACCTGCTGACCGGCAAGACCGACGAGCCCAAGCAGACCAAGGACGTCAATGTCGCCCTGGTGCCGCTCGGTATGCCCCTGCTGGCCGGTCCCGGCGCGATCGTCTCGGTGATCCTCGCGGTCCAGAAGGCCCACAGTGTGAGCACCCAGGTGTCGGTGTGGTCGGCGATCCTGGCGATCCATGTCGTGCTGTGGCTGGTGATGCGCTACTCGCTGCTGATCATCCGCGTGATCAAGGACGGCGGTGTGGTCCTGGTGACCCGGCTCGCGGGGATGATGCTCTCCGCGATCGCCGTCCAGCAGATCGTCAACGGCGTCACCCAGATCGTCCGGGGAGGCTGA
- a CDS encoding NYN domain-containing protein → MNADLAALGARIDHTNELLQRMLAEVAKTPSTHAIFVDAGYLYAAAGRLVAGTEDRRAFDLDAEGLIEALIDKARTVFADSRLLRVYWYDGARRRIHTAEQQCIAELPDVKVRLGNLNANNQQKGVDSLIRSDLESLARHRAISDAALIGGDEDLVSAVEAAQGYGARVHLWGIEAAEGRNQAEPLLWEVDSQRTLELDFFKSYVTRRTAATYEASSAARPTREDVRFVGAQIAAKWLAERGRETLAELLPGHPYLPGSVDQDLLVEAEGILQYSLRGQADLRRALRDGFWEHLQGQY, encoded by the coding sequence ATGAACGCAGACCTGGCGGCGCTCGGCGCCCGCATCGACCACACGAACGAGTTGCTTCAGCGCATGCTCGCCGAGGTGGCCAAGACGCCCTCGACCCACGCGATCTTCGTGGACGCCGGCTACCTCTACGCGGCGGCGGGGCGGCTTGTCGCGGGCACCGAGGACCGCAGGGCCTTCGACCTCGATGCCGAGGGATTGATCGAGGCCCTCATCGACAAGGCCCGCACCGTCTTCGCGGACAGCCGGCTGCTGCGTGTGTACTGGTACGACGGCGCCAGACGCCGTATCCACACGGCCGAGCAGCAGTGCATCGCCGAGCTTCCGGACGTGAAGGTGCGCCTCGGCAACCTCAACGCCAACAACCAGCAGAAGGGTGTCGACTCGCTCATCAGATCCGATCTCGAATCACTGGCCCGGCACCGTGCCATCAGCGACGCGGCGCTCATCGGCGGAGACGAGGACCTGGTGTCGGCGGTCGAGGCGGCGCAGGGGTACGGGGCCCGGGTGCATCTGTGGGGCATCGAGGCGGCCGAGGGCCGCAACCAGGCGGAACCGCTGCTGTGGGAGGTCGACAGCCAGCGCACCCTGGAACTCGACTTCTTCAAGTCGTATGTGACCCGGCGGACGGCCGCGACCTACGAGGCCTCGTCCGCGGCCCGCCCCACGAGGGAGGACGTCCGCTTCGTGGGCGCGCAGATCGCCGCCAAATGGCTGGCGGAGCGAGGCCGCGAGACGCTGGCGGAGCTGCTTCCCGGCCACCCCTATCTGCCCGGCTCCGTCGACCAGGACCTGCTGGTGGAGGCGGAGGGCATACTGCAGTACTCGCTGCGCGGCCAGGCGGATCTGCGTCGCGCGCTGCGCGACGGATTCTGGGAGCACCTGCAAGGACAGTACTGA
- a CDS encoding alpha/beta fold hydrolase — MSRPPAFTPPSGVRARRLATERGEFAVLDAEPSTSPAKGTVLMLPGFTGSKEDFIAVQPLLAAAGYRTVAVDGRGQYESPGPRDDEAPYAQAELARDVIAQAHSVGAPVHLLGHSLGGQIARAAVLLDASPFVSLTLMSSGPAQIAAPQQQRVKLLSDALAVLDMAQVWEAIQAMEPPEVSSAGDVVEGLRDGDDLRRRWLGNSPAQLLATGRQLCGEPDRVTELADLGLPVHVLSGERDDTWPVPLLDEMAVRLGAARTVVAQAEHSPNTDRPEQTADALAAFWNRLLRS; from the coding sequence ATGAGCCGTCCCCCTGCCTTCACCCCGCCCTCCGGAGTCCGGGCCCGCCGGCTCGCCACGGAACGCGGGGAGTTCGCCGTGCTCGACGCGGAGCCTTCGACGTCACCGGCCAAGGGGACCGTGCTGATGCTGCCGGGGTTCACCGGCAGCAAGGAGGACTTCATCGCCGTACAGCCCCTGCTGGCGGCGGCCGGCTACCGGACCGTCGCGGTCGACGGGCGAGGACAGTACGAGTCCCCCGGCCCCCGGGACGACGAGGCGCCCTACGCACAGGCCGAACTGGCGCGCGATGTGATCGCACAGGCGCATTCCGTGGGTGCGCCCGTGCATCTGCTCGGGCACTCCCTGGGCGGCCAGATCGCCCGTGCCGCCGTCCTCCTCGACGCGTCCCCGTTCGTCTCGCTCACCCTGATGTCCTCAGGACCGGCGCAGATCGCCGCGCCCCAGCAGCAGCGCGTCAAGCTGCTGAGCGACGCCCTCGCCGTCCTGGACATGGCCCAGGTCTGGGAGGCCATCCAGGCGATGGAACCTCCGGAGGTCTCCAGCGCCGGTGATGTCGTGGAGGGGCTCCGCGACGGGGACGATCTGCGCCGCCGCTGGCTGGGCAACAGCCCCGCCCAGCTCCTCGCCACGGGCCGGCAGCTGTGCGGGGAGCCCGACCGGGTGACCGAGCTGGCCGACCTCGGTCTGCCCGTGCATGTGCTGTCCGGCGAACGCGACGACACCTGGCCCGTCCCGCTGCTGGACGAGATGGCCGTCCGGCTGGGCGCCGCCCGCACCGTCGTGGCCCAGGCCGAGCACTCCCCCAACACCGACCGGCCCGAACAGACGGCCGACGCCCTGGCCGCGTTCTGGAACCGGCTCCTGCGGTCCTGA
- a CDS encoding DEAD/DEAH box helicase codes for MTLPVALSGTDVIGQAKTGTGKTLGFGLPLLERVTVPVDVEAGRAGPEALTDAPQALVVVPTRELCTQVTNDLLTAGKVRNVRVTAIYGGRAYEPQVEALKNGVDVVVGTPGRLLDLAGQKKLNLKHVKCLVLDEADEMLDLGFLPDVEKILAMLPARRQTMLFSATMPGAVIGLARRYMSQPTHIRATAPDDQGATVANIQQFVYRAHSLDKPEMVARILQAEGRGLAMVFCRTKRTAADIAEQLQRRGFASGAVHGDLGQGAREQALRAFRNGKVDVLVCTDVAARGIDVEGVTHVINYQSPEEEKTYLHRIGRTGRAGASGTAITFVDWDDIPRWQLINKALELGFNDPAETYSTSPHFFSDLKIPEGTKGVLPRSERTRAGLAAEELEDLGEPGGRGSRGGGRRPSGPSEERERPAARTPRRRRRTRNGAPVDAEAATEASGTTESVVADESVEPRTPRRRRRMRGGVSAEQTAAVTETEQPTVPEAAEAVLDTAEPVKPRRRRTRKGTEAAPAAVEADVTETAPAAPETAVDTAEAVETKPSRRTRKAADTAPAATEAAADAVDTAEAKPRRRTRKAAQPAEAAEAAVRTDGDEAPARPRRTRKAAEAVVDTAEAAEAKPRRRTRKTAEAAPAAEAEAGADAAETKPRRRTRKAAEAAPADAESSLAPQAVEEAEVKPRRRVRKAVTAEAEVEPQSEEAAPAKPRRRTRKAVESAEG; via the coding sequence ATGACGCTCCCCGTAGCCCTCTCCGGCACCGATGTCATCGGCCAGGCCAAGACCGGTACCGGCAAGACGCTCGGCTTCGGGCTCCCGCTCCTGGAGCGTGTCACCGTCCCCGTGGACGTCGAGGCGGGCCGTGCCGGCCCCGAGGCCCTCACGGACGCCCCCCAGGCGCTGGTCGTCGTCCCCACCCGCGAGCTGTGCACCCAGGTCACCAACGATCTGCTCACCGCCGGCAAGGTGCGCAATGTGCGGGTCACCGCGATCTACGGCGGCCGGGCCTACGAGCCCCAGGTCGAGGCCCTGAAGAACGGCGTCGACGTGGTCGTCGGCACCCCGGGCCGCCTGCTGGACCTGGCCGGCCAGAAGAAGCTGAACCTGAAGCATGTGAAGTGCCTGGTGCTCGACGAGGCCGACGAGATGCTCGACCTGGGCTTTCTGCCCGACGTCGAGAAGATCCTCGCCATGCTGCCGGCCAGGCGCCAGACCATGCTGTTCTCGGCGACCATGCCGGGCGCGGTCATCGGACTGGCCCGCCGCTATATGTCGCAGCCCACCCACATCCGCGCCACGGCGCCGGACGACCAGGGCGCGACGGTCGCCAACATCCAGCAGTTCGTCTACCGCGCGCACTCGCTCGACAAGCCCGAGATGGTCGCGCGCATACTGCAGGCCGAGGGCCGCGGACTGGCGATGGTCTTCTGCCGTACGAAGCGGACGGCGGCCGACATCGCCGAGCAGCTCCAGCGGCGCGGCTTCGCCTCCGGCGCGGTCCACGGCGACCTGGGCCAGGGCGCGCGCGAGCAGGCCCTGCGGGCGTTCCGCAACGGCAAGGTGGATGTGCTCGTCTGCACCGATGTGGCCGCGCGCGGCATCGATGTCGAGGGCGTCACACATGTCATCAACTACCAGTCGCCCGAGGAGGAGAAGACCTATCTGCACCGCATCGGCCGGACGGGTCGCGCGGGTGCGTCGGGCACGGCGATCACCTTCGTCGACTGGGACGACATCCCGCGCTGGCAGCTGATCAACAAGGCGCTGGAGCTGGGCTTCAACGACCCGGCGGAGACCTACTCCACCTCCCCGCACTTCTTCTCGGACCTCAAGATCCCCGAGGGCACCAAGGGTGTCCTGCCGCGCTCCGAGCGCACCCGCGCGGGTCTCGCGGCGGAGGAGCTGGAGGATCTCGGCGAGCCGGGCGGCCGGGGCTCACGCGGCGGCGGCCGCCGCCCCTCGGGCCCGTCCGAGGAGCGTGAGCGTCCGGCGGCGCGTACGCCGCGGCGCCGACGTCGCACCCGGAACGGTGCACCGGTCGACGCCGAGGCCGCCACGGAGGCGTCCGGCACCACGGAGTCCGTGGTGGCGGACGAGTCGGTGGAGCCGCGCACGCCGCGCCGCCGTCGCCGGATGCGCGGCGGGGTGTCTGCGGAGCAGACCGCCGCGGTGACGGAGACGGAGCAGCCCACGGTGCCCGAGGCCGCGGAGGCCGTCCTGGACACCGCCGAACCGGTGAAGCCGCGCCGCCGCCGTACCCGCAAGGGCACGGAGGCCGCTCCGGCCGCCGTCGAGGCCGACGTGACCGAAACGGCTCCCGCCGCCCCGGAGACCGCGGTCGACACGGCCGAGGCCGTCGAGACCAAGCCGAGCCGTCGCACCCGCAAGGCCGCGGACACGGCCCCGGCCGCCACCGAGGCGGCTGCGGACGCCGTGGACACGGCGGAGGCCAAGCCCCGGCGCCGCACCCGCAAGGCCGCCCAGCCCGCCGAGGCGGCTGAGGCAGCGGTCCGGACGGACGGGGACGAGGCACCGGCCAGGCCGCGGCGCACCCGCAAGGCCGCCGAGGCTGTCGTCGACACCGCTGAAGCAGCCGAGGCCAAGCCCCGGCGCCGGACCCGTAAGACCGCGGAGGCAGCCCCCGCTGCCGAGGCCGAGGCGGGCGCGGACGCCGCGGAGACCAAGCCGCGCCGTCGGACCCGCAAGGCCGCCGAGGCGGCCCCCGCGGACGCCGAGAGCTCCCTCGCCCCGCAGGCGGTCGAGGAGGCCGAGGTCAAGCCCCGGCGCCGGGTGCGCAAGGCGGTGACCGCGGAGGCCGAGGTCGAACCGCAGTCGGAGGAGGCGGCACCCGCCAAGCCGAGGCGGCGCACCCGTAAGGCCGTGGAGTCCGCCGAGGGCTGA
- a CDS encoding ferritin-like fold-containing protein, with protein sequence MTTPDNASDASAGPTSVAAQDWAKASADPQYRAAVVDLLGALAYGELAAFERLAEDAKLAPSLADKAELAKMASAEFHHFERIRDRLTEIGAAPTEAMEPFVTAYESFHKQTAPSDWLEGLVKAYVGDSIASDFYREVAAHLDADTRGLVLGVLDDTGHASFAVEKVRAAIDADPRVGGRLALWARRLMGEALSQSQRVVAERDALSTMLVGGVADGFDLAEVGRMFSRITEAHTKRMAALGLAA encoded by the coding sequence ATGACGACGCCTGACAACGCCTCCGACGCCTCTGCCGGACCCACCTCGGTCGCCGCCCAGGACTGGGCGAAGGCCTCAGCCGACCCCCAGTACCGCGCCGCGGTCGTGGACCTGCTGGGCGCGCTGGCGTACGGCGAGCTGGCGGCGTTCGAACGGCTCGCTGAGGACGCGAAGCTCGCCCCCTCGCTCGCGGACAAGGCGGAGCTGGCGAAGATGGCGTCCGCCGAGTTCCACCACTTCGAGCGGATCAGGGACCGCCTCACCGAGATCGGGGCCGCGCCGACGGAGGCGATGGAGCCGTTCGTCACGGCGTACGAGAGCTTCCACAAGCAGACGGCGCCGTCGGACTGGCTGGAGGGCCTGGTCAAGGCGTATGTGGGCGACTCGATCGCCAGTGACTTCTACCGGGAGGTCGCGGCCCATCTGGACGCGGACACGCGCGGGCTGGTCCTCGGTGTGCTGGACGACACCGGGCATGCCAGCTTCGCCGTGGAGAAGGTGCGCGCGGCGATCGACGCCGACCCCCGGGTGGGCGGGCGGCTCGCGCTCTGGGCACGGCGGCTGATGGGCGAGGCCCTGTCGCAGTCGCAGCGGGTGGTCGCCGAGCGGGACGCGCTGTCGACGATGCTGGTCGGCGGTGTCGCGGACGGCTTCGACCTCGCCGAGGTCGGCAGGATGTTCTCCCGGATCACCGAGGCGCACACCAAGCGGATGGCGGCCCTGGGCCTGGCCGCCTGA
- a CDS encoding DUF3107 domain-containing protein — translation MEVKIGVQHAPREIVLESGQTAEEVERLVGEALGGKSPLLSLVDEHGRKLLVPSDRLAYVEIGETAPRKVGFGTL, via the coding sequence GTGGAGGTCAAGATCGGCGTGCAGCACGCGCCCCGCGAGATCGTTCTGGAGAGCGGTCAGACTGCCGAGGAGGTCGAGCGTCTCGTGGGCGAGGCACTGGGCGGAAAGTCGCCGCTGCTGAGCCTGGTGGACGAGCACGGCCGCAAGCTGCTCGTCCCGTCCGACCGCCTCGCGTACGTGGAGATCGGCGAGACCGCTCCGCGCAAGGTGGGCTTCGGCACGCTGTAG
- a CDS encoding TetR/AcrR family transcriptional regulator: MTAIEQTEAARPRGTRLPRRARRNQLLGAAQEVFVAQGYHAAAMDDIAERAGVSKPVLYQHFPGKLDLYLALLDQHCEALLRAVREALASTSDNKQRVRATMDAYFAYVEDDGGAFRLVFESDLTNEPAVRERVDKVTIECAEAICEVIAEDTGLSRAESMLLASGLGGLAQVVARSWLHSDRSVPRDQAVQLLTSLAWRGIAGFPLHGSEQQH, translated from the coding sequence GTGACAGCCATCGAGCAGACAGAGGCAGCACGCCCGCGAGGCACGCGCCTGCCGCGCCGTGCCCGTCGGAACCAGCTGCTGGGCGCCGCCCAGGAGGTTTTCGTGGCCCAGGGGTATCACGCGGCCGCGATGGACGACATCGCCGAGCGCGCCGGAGTCAGCAAGCCGGTGCTCTACCAGCACTTCCCGGGCAAGCTCGACCTCTATCTGGCCCTGCTGGACCAGCACTGCGAGGCCCTGCTCCGGGCCGTGCGCGAGGCGCTCGCGTCGACCAGCGACAACAAGCAGCGGGTACGGGCCACCATGGACGCCTACTTCGCGTATGTGGAGGACGACGGCGGCGCCTTCCGGCTGGTCTTCGAGTCGGATCTGACGAACGAGCCCGCCGTGCGCGAGCGCGTCGACAAGGTCACCATCGAGTGCGCGGAGGCGATCTGCGAGGTCATCGCCGAGGACACCGGACTGTCCCGGGCCGAATCGATGCTGCTGGCCTCGGGTCTCGGCGGCCTCGCCCAGGTCGTGGCGCGCTCCTGGCTGCACAGCGACCGCAGCGTCCCCCGCGACCAGGCGGTGCAGCTGCTCACCTCGCTGGCCTGGCGGGGCATCGCCGGGTTCCCGCTGCACGGCAGCGAACAACAGCACTGA